From the Chitinophagaceae bacterium genome, one window contains:
- a CDS encoding DUF4340 domain-containing protein: protein MLKNNKTLTFLTIVLATLIIIYILVDIFGDKTKSKGLRAVLVTIDTAEITKIQVTTTGKKTILLKKENKWFIELSTGKTIPAEKGSILNLFNTLKTIEPSRLISRDKIKWAEYQVDSVGKRIEIFEDNDKTADLVIGKFNMEGQNNYNTNVRVFDETEVYAVNNFFSFSISDDPSEYRNQVVVNCNKDSLLEINFQYPDSSFVLKKQNQKWWIDTETVDSTAIETYLQSIAYNTNKNFENQFQKQTDAPFRIQIKLRGQAPITIEAHQNPAGQYIINSTANPEAFFLDEALTNNLLKGKTFFTKKS, encoded by the coding sequence ATGCTTAAAAATAATAAAACACTCACATTCTTAACCATAGTATTAGCAACACTTATTATTATTTATATTTTGGTAGATATATTTGGAGATAAAACAAAAAGCAAAGGACTAAGAGCTGTATTAGTAACAATAGATACAGCAGAAATTACCAAAATCCAAGTAACTACCACAGGAAAAAAAACAATCCTTTTAAAAAAAGAAAACAAATGGTTCATAGAACTTTCCACAGGAAAAACAATACCCGCAGAAAAAGGATCTATTCTCAACCTTTTCAATACCTTAAAAACAATAGAACCAAGCAGACTAATCTCCCGAGATAAAATAAAATGGGCAGAATATCAAGTAGATTCCGTAGGAAAAAGAATAGAAATATTCGAAGACAATGATAAAACAGCAGACCTTGTCATAGGAAAATTTAATATGGAAGGACAAAATAACTATAACACCAATGTCAGAGTTTTCGATGAAACAGAGGTGTATGCGGTAAATAATTTCTTCAGTTTTTCCATTAGTGATGATCCATCGGAATATAGAAATCAAGTAGTAGTGAACTGTAATAAAGATTCTCTATTAGAAATAAACTTTCAATACCCTGACTCCAGCTTTGTTCTGAAAAAACAAAATCAAAAATGGTGGATAGATACAGAAACCGTAGATTCAACAGCCATAGAAACCTACTTACAGAGCATTGCTTATAATACTAATAAGAATTTTGAAAATCAATTTCAAAAACAAACCGATGCCCCATTCCGTATACAGATAAAACTAAGAGGACAAGCCCCCATTACCATAGAAGCACATCAGAATCCTGCGGGACAATACATAATAAACTCCACTGCTAATCCCGAAGCATTCTTTTTAGATGAAGCTCTTACAAATAACCTCTTGAAAGGAAAAACATTTTTTACAAAAAAATCATAA